One segment of candidate division KSB1 bacterium DNA contains the following:
- a CDS encoding alkaline phosphatase family protein — MNIEMGPILGFRGVKNNKWHVCALIVVKGDETPKLTSGGGSPAANNLYSYGNRKIWRFEWAVDQTDKEQAVEYSIDGDKWKFRVPPKKDAELRFAYSSCNGYGSAKDAKKIEDKNKMWKVLSDQHDEKPYHLMIMGGDQVYGDPIWEMSSTLKKWAEKSGKERWKAKFTQQMDTQVEKFYMDLYCSRWSQPEQAKMFAQIPAVMMWDDHDVFDGWGSYPEDWQASEVYQGIFAQGSKYFSLFQMQARPDDLPDAVFKRQPGFSYGYQIGDIAILALDTRFERTQKMIMSSHAWDQAFSWLEGLSGCKHLLIMASIPVVYPDFGLMEKALAFIPGQQSLEDDLKDHWRSRTHKEERLRLIHRLFKFSEEKECRVSILSGDVHVAAVGVIESNRGGTAGSNAYVINQLISSAIVNIPPNAVVVWFLEKMGDNVEKVDRGITAQMLTFPATDHRFIGARNWLSLSLDDKRRVWADWFVEDEDAPFTKVIHTV, encoded by the coding sequence ATGAATATTGAAATGGGGCCGATTTTAGGATTTCGCGGAGTTAAAAACAACAAATGGCATGTATGTGCTCTCATTGTGGTAAAGGGGGACGAAACCCCGAAACTTACCTCGGGGGGTGGTTCGCCTGCTGCTAATAATTTGTACAGCTATGGCAATCGAAAAATTTGGCGATTCGAATGGGCCGTCGATCAAACCGATAAAGAGCAAGCTGTTGAATATTCAATTGACGGGGATAAATGGAAATTTAGGGTACCACCCAAGAAGGACGCGGAGTTGCGATTTGCCTATTCATCGTGTAACGGCTATGGCAGCGCAAAAGACGCCAAGAAAATCGAAGACAAAAATAAAATGTGGAAAGTGCTTTCAGATCAGCATGATGAAAAACCATACCATCTGATGATTATGGGCGGGGACCAGGTTTACGGCGATCCGATTTGGGAAATGTCCTCAACGCTCAAGAAGTGGGCAGAAAAATCGGGGAAAGAAAGATGGAAAGCCAAATTCACCCAGCAAATGGACACTCAGGTTGAAAAATTTTATATGGATCTTTATTGCTCCCGCTGGTCTCAGCCGGAACAAGCGAAAATGTTTGCCCAAATACCGGCTGTGATGATGTGGGACGATCACGATGTGTTCGACGGCTGGGGGTCTTACCCTGAAGACTGGCAGGCAAGCGAAGTTTACCAAGGCATATTTGCACAAGGAAGCAAGTATTTCAGCCTGTTTCAAATGCAGGCCCGCCCGGACGATCTACCCGACGCCGTGTTCAAGCGCCAACCAGGTTTTTCTTATGGCTATCAAATAGGGGATATCGCTATTCTTGCCCTCGATACCCGTTTTGAAAGAACTCAAAAAATGATTATGAGCAGCCATGCCTGGGACCAGGCTTTCTCCTGGTTAGAAGGACTAAGCGGTTGCAAACACCTGCTTATAATGGCAAGTATTCCTGTGGTTTACCCGGATTTTGGGCTCATGGAAAAAGCGCTGGCCTTTATACCCGGCCAGCAGTCCCTCGAAGATGACTTAAAAGATCATTGGCGCAGCAGGACTCACAAAGAAGAACGGCTGCGGCTCATCCACAGGTTGTTTAAATTCTCAGAGGAAAAAGAGTGCCGGGTTTCGATCCTTTCCGGGGATGTGCATGTCGCGGCAGTCGGCGTTATCGAATCAAATCGGGGAGGAACCGCGGGCAGCAACGCTTATGTGATTAATCAGCTTATTTCTTCAGCCATTGTCAATATCCCACCAAACGCAGTGGTTGTCTGGTTTTTAGAAAAAATGGGCGACAATGTTGAGAAAGTCGACCGGGGAATCACTGCCCAGATGTTGACTTTCCCTGCTACCGACCACAGGTTTATCGGCGCCCGAAACTGGCTAAGTTTAAGTCTCGATGATAAAAGGCGTGTGTGGGCAGACTGGTTTGTCGAAGATGAGGATGCTCCGTTTACCAAAGTCATTCATACCGTTTGA
- a CDS encoding c-type cytochrome, with product MLDAGCTILALTPSGIKHPASPGALISRYTYLNPLFGYQMLKKILFFVFVPSILTYFTYQWIASLPKVEFDASVEISWRSGEEIFWGKGRCSVCHRIGDKGYALRGPNLGQSKDGPILPIRARERASQLNLAGATEYLVQSIAEPGAFVVPGYNNEMPEVFRAPISLTPSEIKAVILYLESLDGDTTFKEIRLPSQLLASYQPGKQFQINGDVAEGRNLFFDIEGPAACAACHSGLNLDGKVVGSTIGPDLTAIAGFRTPEHILRKIINPDSNIVSGYEEVLIRTKSGLLLVGIVKEENKGELQLIERNENLILVSKKDIQSRVPQFSMMPSNYRDLLTQKQLNDLLAYLVTLQGN from the coding sequence ATGCTTGATGCTGGATGCACGATACTCGCATTAACTCCATCCGGTATCAAGCATCCAGCATCGCCTGGTGCGCTCATTTCACGTTATACCTATCTAAATCCCCTGTTTGGTTACCAGATGCTCAAAAAAATCCTTTTCTTTGTTTTCGTTCCCTCTATTCTAACTTACTTTACCTACCAATGGATCGCCTCACTGCCAAAAGTTGAATTCGATGCATCAGTTGAAATCAGCTGGCGATCCGGTGAAGAAATTTTCTGGGGAAAAGGGCGCTGCAGTGTCTGTCATCGAATCGGTGACAAAGGCTACGCCCTCCGCGGTCCAAATTTAGGCCAGAGCAAAGACGGTCCAATCCTGCCGATCAGAGCGAGAGAAAGGGCGTCGCAGTTAAACCTTGCAGGGGCGACAGAGTATTTGGTTCAAAGTATCGCTGAACCCGGCGCTTTTGTTGTGCCCGGCTACAACAACGAAATGCCGGAAGTTTTCAGAGCACCCATCTCTTTAACTCCCTCCGAAATCAAAGCAGTTATTCTTTATCTCGAAAGTTTAGACGGGGACACCACCTTCAAAGAAATCCGCCTGCCGTCCCAATTACTGGCTTCTTATCAACCGGGTAAGCAATTTCAAATCAACGGCGATGTTGCCGAAGGACGTAACCTGTTTTTTGACATCGAAGGTCCGGCAGCCTGCGCGGCGTGTCATTCCGGACTCAACCTGGACGGCAAAGTCGTGGGCAGCACAATCGGCCCGGATCTAACAGCCATTGCCGGTTTTCGCACCCCTGAGCATATTTTAAGAAAAATCATCAACCCGGATTCCAACATTGTGAGCGGCTATGAGGAAGTTCTTATTAGAACAAAAAGTGGGCTGCTCCTGGTTGGAATAGTAAAAGAAGAAAATAAAGGTGAGTTACAATTAATAGAGAGAAATGAAAATCTAATCTTGGTTAGCAAAAAAGACATTCAATCGCGAGTGCCGCAATTTTCAATGATGCCTTCAAATTATCGCGACCTCTTAACCCAAAAACAACTCAACGATCTTTTGGCTTATTTGGTGACGCTTCAAGGAAATTAG
- a CDS encoding TIGR04255 family protein, whose product MYNVEEIYPNSPLIEVICELRFKKNLKIECQRHNFYEKISEKYVHILVPNFSPNSLLALMPYKFENEKRDAGVMLAIDKFSYYNKQKYVGHKKFMEEFMSLLDLLVKTYAINNLTRIGWRYINVISFTRESGLLPLNDFFNLKFSFSQNLMSNFENFDTVFVTKVEDGSITAKLQTAMDSKSRQEVFVLDIDFARTENLLIKNVAKDMQQAHNQARLLFENSITDNYRQYLRGDKI is encoded by the coding sequence ATGTATAACGTCGAGGAAATTTATCCCAATTCTCCTCTTATTGAGGTAATTTGCGAATTGAGATTTAAGAAGAATTTAAAGATAGAATGTCAAAGACATAATTTTTATGAGAAAATAAGCGAAAAATATGTCCATATCCTTGTCCCGAATTTTTCTCCTAATTCTTTGTTGGCTTTAATGCCTTATAAGTTTGAGAATGAAAAAAGGGATGCTGGAGTAATGCTCGCGATAGATAAGTTTTCATACTACAACAAACAAAAATATGTGGGACATAAAAAATTCATGGAAGAATTCATGAGTTTGCTTGATTTATTAGTTAAGACATACGCTATAAATAATTTAACAAGGATTGGCTGGAGATACATAAACGTTATTTCCTTTACACGAGAAAGCGGGTTGCTACCACTTAATGATTTTTTTAATCTTAAATTCAGTTTTTCTCAAAATCTGATGTCAAATTTCGAAAATTTTGATACCGTTTTTGTGACTAAAGTTGAAGATGGATCGATTACGGCAAAACTTCAAACAGCAATGGATTCGAAAAGCCGCCAGGAAGTCTTTGTACTCGATATAGATTTTGCAAGAACAGAAAATCTACTAATAAAAAATGTAGCGAAGGATATGCAACAAGCTCATAATCAAGCACGTTTACTTTTTGAGAACTCAATAACTGACAATTATAGACAATATTTAAGAGGAGATAAAATATGA
- a CDS encoding sulfite exporter TauE/SafE family protein, with amino-acid sequence MEETLQLILLGIIGIFAGFLNVTAGGGSLLTLPFLIFLGLPATVANGTNRIAILVQNIFATAKFHQFEVIPKGVTIITALPAIAGSVLGAQLAVEIDELLFKRLLAIIMVLILGLIFFNPKVEELNSTPKISGGKKFILMIAFFGIGFYGGFIQGGIGFLFIAVLTACGYDLVRTNALKVLIILIFTPFVLLVFILNNQVDFFRGSILAAGNAVGALLATHVVVERGHKFIRWVVLIAAVGFAIKLFWG; translated from the coding sequence ATGGAAGAAACCCTACAACTCATACTCCTGGGCATAATCGGCATCTTTGCCGGTTTTTTAAATGTCACTGCCGGCGGCGGGTCGCTGCTTACCCTGCCCTTTCTGATTTTCCTCGGGCTGCCCGCAACGGTGGCAAATGGCACTAACCGCATTGCAATTCTGGTACAAAATATTTTCGCTACGGCCAAATTCCATCAATTTGAAGTCATCCCCAAAGGTGTGACCATCATCACGGCTTTGCCGGCAATTGCCGGGTCTGTTTTGGGCGCCCAACTCGCTGTTGAAATAGATGAGCTGCTTTTTAAACGTCTGCTTGCAATTATTATGGTTTTAATTCTCGGGCTGATTTTCTTTAATCCAAAGGTGGAGGAATTGAATTCGACGCCAAAGATATCCGGGGGGAAGAAATTCATTCTGATGATTGCATTTTTCGGGATTGGGTTTTACGGCGGATTTATTCAAGGCGGAATCGGATTTTTGTTTATCGCTGTTTTAACTGCTTGCGGATATGATCTTGTTCGAACCAACGCTTTAAAGGTTTTGATAATTCTAATTTTTACGCCGTTTGTTTTGCTGGTGTTTATTTTAAACAACCAGGTCGATTTTTTTCGGGGATCGATTCTGGCTGCCGGAAACGCAGTTGGCGCTCTGCTGGCCACACACGTTGTGGTAGAACGAGGGCACAAGTTCATTCGCTGGGTTGTGTTAATCGCAGCGGTTGGATTTGCGATTAAGCTGTTTTGGGGGTAA
- a CDS encoding DUF2914 domain-containing protein, producing the protein MLNLILKIKNFYERFERFNPVAFFFGGFTWDSLTLKRIDQLLDNLILLLYLISLGVLMVITTLVEHNKIEKPLILKYQKWFPLALQFFLGGLFSAYVIFYFQSASFTKTGLFLGILVLLLTANEFLEKRLRNLYLLIALYFLASFSFFIFFIPVLFKVVNVFTFIAGGLVSLLLVLIIIRYFLKMEIFRTQKDFLMTGSMILGLYFLINVFYWQNWIPPVPLSLKSGGIYHHASKNIQDDNFVLKFEKPRWYQFFKDSDKDFRYAKGDTVSCFTAIFAPTKLTKKIYHHWQQFFPNQDEWLTTDRLGYEIIGYRDGGYRGITRKRNVSPGEWRVDVETEEGILLGRINFQIEEVGERVLLKTIYR; encoded by the coding sequence ATGTTAAACCTCATTCTAAAAATCAAAAATTTCTACGAACGTTTTGAAAGATTCAATCCGGTCGCCTTTTTCTTTGGCGGGTTCACCTGGGACAGCCTTACCCTGAAAAGAATCGACCAACTTCTGGACAACCTCATTCTCCTCCTCTATTTAATTTCGCTCGGCGTTTTAATGGTCATCACGACCCTGGTAGAACACAACAAAATTGAGAAACCTCTTATCTTAAAATATCAAAAATGGTTTCCGCTCGCTCTGCAGTTTTTTCTCGGCGGCTTGTTCAGTGCTTACGTGATTTTCTATTTTCAAAGCGCTTCTTTCACCAAGACAGGGCTTTTCCTGGGGATTCTGGTTTTACTCCTCACTGCAAATGAGTTTTTAGAGAAACGGCTGCGAAATTTATATTTGTTAATTGCTCTCTATTTTCTCGCCTCATTTTCATTTTTCATTTTTTTTATTCCCGTGCTGTTTAAAGTCGTGAACGTCTTTACTTTTATCGCCGGCGGTCTGGTTAGTTTGCTGCTCGTTCTCATCATAATCAGATACTTTTTAAAGATGGAGATTTTTCGGACGCAAAAGGATTTTCTGATGACCGGATCGATGATACTCGGTCTTTACTTTTTGATCAACGTCTTTTACTGGCAGAACTGGATCCCGCCCGTACCCCTGTCGTTGAAATCCGGCGGCATCTACCACCATGCCAGCAAAAACATTCAAGACGATAATTTCGTTTTGAAATTCGAAAAACCGAGATGGTATCAATTCTTTAAAGACTCGGATAAAGATTTTCGCTACGCTAAAGGAGACACGGTTTCCTGTTTTACGGCGATATTTGCACCTACCAAACTCACAAAAAAAATCTATCACCACTGGCAGCAATTTTTCCCGAATCAGGACGAATGGCTGACCACCGATCGTCTTGGCTACGAAATCATCGGCTATAGGGATGGCGGCTATCGAGGTATTACCCGCAAAAGAAATGTCTCACCCGGAGAATGGCGGGTGGATGTCGAGACTGAGGAAGGGATTCTTTTGGGAAGGATTAATTTTCAAATTGAAGAAGTAGGCGAAAGAGTTCTTTTGAAGACGATTTATCGGTGA
- a CDS encoding radical SAM protein codes for MKLLLINPKFPESFWSFKLITDKILPKVRTPNPPLGLATLAALCPEDWEIEIVDENIEAIPIKPQADIIGICGMGVQFNRQKELLRYYKSQGHYVVAGGSYASLCPEAYESIADTVVAGEAEYIWKDFCRDFEMSTPKKLYHEKGEVDLTESPTPRFDLLDLDKYISVSLQFSRGCPFRCEFCDIIVMFGRKPRFKSVEQVGRELDMLRKFNVRSAFFVDDNFIGNKPAAKELLKFLCDYQRKHDYNFAFGTEASLNMAQDEELLALLREANFKWVFIGIESTDEESLKETKKFQNIREDMQTSIQRIYSHGIEIRGGFIIGFDNDTMETFEKQYQFITKSGIQAAMVGLLTAIPKTPLYERLEKEGRLKPFAHESDNTKLGTNLFPKQMGYDEMVDGYRKLYFRLLDHRNIALRIKNKLRYLDNPVHNKQDSLRVMLKLLSRIFVKTILPGGLSRVVCFLRSIPFSAPRLIPVVITDWVIGLSMRDYVERQFVVEFEKVNQLTHNYLKQIEKLFQRYLKKGALEISLNRIKNRAAHLNVSFKIGLDKKFFDRVTGHLEKVLKNTTSSITIHIEELHEAQLQNLNRLLKQLSRYGDRVTIAVNKKLRDFVDIDSSVFNLVFEV; via the coding sequence ATGAAATTACTGCTGATCAACCCAAAGTTTCCGGAAAGTTTCTGGAGTTTCAAATTGATCACCGACAAAATTTTGCCAAAGGTAAGGACCCCGAATCCGCCTTTGGGGCTTGCTACGCTGGCAGCTTTATGCCCCGAAGATTGGGAAATTGAGATTGTCGATGAGAATATCGAGGCTATTCCCATAAAACCGCAGGCGGATATAATCGGAATTTGCGGGATGGGGGTGCAATTTAACCGCCAGAAAGAATTGCTCAGATATTACAAAAGTCAGGGCCACTATGTGGTTGCCGGCGGAAGCTATGCATCTTTGTGCCCTGAGGCTTATGAGTCCATAGCCGACACGGTTGTGGCAGGCGAGGCCGAATATATCTGGAAAGACTTTTGCCGGGATTTCGAAATGTCAACACCTAAAAAGCTTTACCATGAAAAGGGCGAAGTGGACTTGACAGAGTCTCCCACTCCCAGATTCGATCTCTTAGATTTGGATAAGTATATTTCAGTGAGTTTGCAGTTTTCAAGAGGGTGCCCTTTCCGCTGTGAGTTTTGCGACATCATTGTCATGTTTGGACGGAAACCCCGTTTCAAATCCGTCGAGCAGGTAGGGCGGGAATTGGATATGCTGAGAAAGTTCAATGTCCGCAGCGCTTTTTTTGTCGATGACAATTTTATTGGCAATAAACCGGCCGCAAAGGAACTGCTAAAATTTCTGTGCGATTACCAACGCAAACATGATTATAATTTCGCCTTTGGAACGGAAGCTTCTTTGAATATGGCACAGGATGAGGAGCTGTTGGCGCTTCTTAGGGAAGCCAATTTTAAATGGGTCTTCATCGGGATTGAATCCACGGATGAGGAGAGTTTAAAAGAAACCAAGAAATTCCAAAATATCCGCGAAGATATGCAAACTTCAATTCAGAGAATCTACTCCCATGGCATCGAAATTCGGGGCGGGTTTATCATCGGCTTCGATAACGACACGATGGAGACATTCGAAAAACAATATCAATTCATTACGAAATCAGGAATTCAAGCCGCCATGGTTGGGCTTTTAACGGCAATACCAAAGACGCCCCTTTATGAACGGCTTGAAAAAGAGGGTCGGTTAAAACCTTTCGCACATGAGTCTGATAATACGAAGCTTGGCACAAATCTTTTTCCTAAGCAGATGGGATATGATGAGATGGTCGACGGTTATCGCAAGCTCTATTTTCGTTTGCTTGATCATCGTAATATTGCCTTACGCATTAAAAATAAACTTCGTTACCTTGACAATCCGGTTCACAACAAACAAGATTCGTTAAGAGTAATGCTAAAATTGTTGAGCAGAATCTTTGTGAAAACCATACTGCCGGGAGGCCTTTCGCGGGTTGTCTGTTTTTTGAGGTCAATTCCGTTTTCCGCGCCGCGGCTTATTCCGGTCGTGATAACCGACTGGGTTATCGGCCTGTCAATGCGGGACTATGTTGAGCGGCAATTCGTGGTAGAATTTGAAAAGGTCAATCAATTAACTCATAATTATTTAAAACAAATCGAAAAACTATTTCAGCGTTACCTCAAGAAGGGCGCTTTGGAAATCTCCCTGAACCGGATAAAAAACCGGGCCGCACACTTGAATGTCTCCTTCAAGATCGGCCTGGATAAAAAGTTCTTTGACCGGGTCACAGGTCACCTTGAAAAAGTGTTAAAAAATACCACATCTTCTATTACCATTCACATCGAAGAACTTCACGAGGCACAGCTGCAAAATTTGAACCGGTTATTGAAGCAGCTTTCCCGCTATGGCGATCGGGTGACTATCGCGGTAAATAAGAAGTTGAGAGACTTCGTTGATATTGATTCGTCGGTTTTTAATCTGGTTTTTGAAGTTTAG